DNA sequence from the Pedobacter sp. W3I1 genome:
TTGCCAAACATCGGGAAACTGATGTGACCTTTTGAGCCATAAATCACGCATACATCAGCTTGATCTTGTGGGGCAACAGAGAAACACCAGGTACCACTGAAAAGAACCCCATTTTCGAAAAGGATATTTCCTGTAACCAGATCATCAACTTCAGTGTTTTCCTGTTGTCTGGTAGCCATGCCCATGGCATTTTTTACAGCGTCGAAATAGTAAGTCATCAGATCCAACTGATGTGGAGCCAGATCATGGAACAAACCACCACCAGAAATGGCTGGATTAATCCGCCAATTATCGGCTGTTTTGGCAATTAGTGCGGGGTTGGGCGACTGGAGCATTTTTAACCGCACTAAACGAACATCGCCAATGGTATGTGTAGCCAGTAATTCTTTAACTTTTAAGAACATGGGTTGGGCACGGCGGTAATGAGCTACGCAAAGCTTCACCTTTAATTTGTTGGCTGCATCAGTCATGCGTTGAGCAGCATCGGCATCTAAAGTCATGGGTTTTTCTACATATACCGGCTTGCCAGCTTTTAAGGCCTCAATGGTGTAAGCTTCGTGCTGTAGGGGTGGGGTAGCAATGTAAATGGCATTAACCTCCGGATCGTTAATCAGTTGAGCAGCATCATCATACCATTTTGGAACATGGTGCCGTTTTGCATAATCAGCAGCTCTGGCACCATCGCGGCGCATTACTGCTACCAATTTAGAATTGGCAACTTTATTAAAAGCTGGTCCGCTTTTTACTTCAGTCACATCTCCACAGCCAATAATGCCCCATCTTATTTCTTCCATTGTAATCGGTTTGATAGGTTCAATTTAGAAAATATTACCCGGAAACTACGTTCAAACAATAAAAAGCTTGTTAAAAAAGAAAAGGGATTCACTTTGGGAGTGATCCCTAATCAACTAACCAAACAAATCTATTCCGGAAACCACGCCGGAATTAATTTATAAACGAAAGAATTAGGAGATTGTTTTATGGTGATTGTCTATTTGGTGTATTTTTTTAAAAAAAGAAAAATAACATCTTTATCCGAAATTAAAGCCTCTCTTTTTTTAGCTTTGTACTATGCAAAATCTTTCCAAGAAGCTTCAGATTGATCTTATAGAACTTAAGGCAAAATATGCCTTTATCATGGATGAACTTGAAGTAACATTTGCCGATGCTTACCTGTCGAAATTGCAAGCTAAACAACGCCTGGCCGAGCAGATGATGATAGAAATGGAAAGAATACTCACCAGCGAGGCCGGAGAGCAAGAAAACTAATGTGTTAAGATAAAGAGATCGTTAACTTTAGTAAAGCCTCTTTTTATTTACTAATTTAACGGAGAACTGGAAAAATAGCGGAAACTATGCGATTTGCGCTATCTCTTTTTCAAAGCCGGTGGGATGCTAAAAGTGGGTTTTTTGTCGGCATCTTTAAAGTCTACTTCCATAAAGTAGTGTTTTTGTTTAATGATGTAATTTTCTATAAACCACAAAATATCTGGCAGGTTTTCAACCATTGGTGAGCCGGCTATTTCATGTCCCATACCTTGCACATACTGAAAGTAATATGGATATCCGTTTTTTCTGAAGGTGCGTGCAAGGTATTTGGAACCAAAAAAGCCCCTGTTCAGCAATCGCACTTTATTATAGGGTACAAGTTTATCGGCTGTGCCATGGAAAAGCATGGTAGGTGCTGGGGGTATGGCATATTTTGGCGCGCCCTGATAACTTAAAATTGCGCCGGCAAAAGAAATTACACCTTTGTATTGAAAATGCTGTGGAAGTTTAGCAGATAGTGCTGTCGCATTACGCTTGTTATAATCGGCATGCAGTGCAGTAATAGCGCCCGCACTTGATCCCGATAAGATAATCATAGCCGTATCGATACCGAGTTCTTTTGCATTTTTGATCAGATAGGCCGTTGCGTCGAAAACATCTGTTGTAGCCGTATCAATAGCTGCTTTTAAGTTAGACGTATTAAATGGACTAGGAAATTTCTTTCCTTTAAGGCCTAGTCTGTAGTCAACAGAAACCACTTTAAAACCATGCGCTATTAAAGTGTTAAAATATTGATCAAATAATTTGCTATCTCTGTGGCCCATTACAAAGCCTCCGCCAAATATAAAAAGCACTGTTGGCTTGGTTTCTGTTATTTTACCACTGTAATAAATATCTAACTTTAGTGCACCTGAATCGGTTTGCGAAAATGTTTTAGTATCTACGTGATATTTTTTATCCTTGAGTTCAATTTGTGCTATTGCAGATATGGAGCTGAATAAAAGTGTCAGGAACAGCAGGCTTAGCGGATATACTTTATTATTGGGCATCATCTGTTTTTTAGGAAGTGGTTCGCTATCAGCCATGGATCGGCTGTATTTCTAAGCTAATTTATTGCATTTTCAGTTCAAGTGCAATTAAATACACCATATTTTAATATAGCTTCAACATTAATTTAATAGTCTTTAATTGCGATTGAACATTTCTTAATAAGTTAATATGAAAGTACTGATAAGTTAAAACGCTTTGTGTTGCTTTGCGGCCAAAGAATTAACATTAATGATGCAAAACAGTCAGATAAAGGTTAGCCCAGATCTACAGCAGTTTATCGATAAGTTTGAGCCCAGTAAATTTAAACTAATGTCGGGTGGGATCGAAATCAGGGGAATAAACGATATGCAAAGGAATATTGCTCAAGCCAGAGAAATTATAGAAAGATTAAAACTTCGCCTAATTGTTTCGCATAATGCCGAAATGCTTAGTTATCGTGGTTTTGAAGTAACTAACTTATAAGTCTAACTTATTTTTGTTTTTTATGATGAAATCGACAGGGTGTTATATAAATTTATGAGCTTCTTCCAGGTTGATTGTAATTAGCACTTCAAAATAATTATCTTTCATTCCTGAAGAAATCTCTGCTCTGTCTGCATAGGTATGGAGCAGCCTTTGCCGGATATTTTCAAGGCCTGTATGGAAACCTGTATCGTTGAGACCTGTGTTAATCAGGTTACTTGTTTGAATGCTAAACTGCCCTCCATACAACTTTACCATAATTTTTCCAGGATCTTCCGGCTGGCTGAGGTTACCATGTTTAACCATATTTTCGGTTAGGCTAAGTAATAGTAATGGAATGATCTCGGTCGATTCGATTTTCTGGTCATAACTAAAATCTATAAATAAGTCAGGCTGCTTTATTCTGCTAAGCTGAAGAAGGTTTTCGACTTGGCGGATCTCTGCTTCCAGTGGCATAATTTCCGGACCATGTTCGCACTCCAAAGCGTAACGCATCAGTTTTGAAAGGTATCGCACGGCTTCTGCAGCCCGGGGTTCACTCTTATGCGTACTGTTATATATATAGGTTAAAGTATTGAACAAGAAATGTGGATTTATTTGAGCTTTGAGATAGGCATTTTTAGCATTAGCCAGTTCAAGCGTTATTTGCTTTTGCTTCAACATTTCTTCAATTGCTTCTTTTTCCAGTTTGGTTGCCCGATGTTTCTGGTGGATATAACTTTTAATAAAATAGTAAGCTGTTGAGAATAACATGAAGTAGATTCCCCGCCACAGTGTTGAAGACATAAATTTCCAGTCTGTAACCGTGAGCTTATCAATAGGAACTATTGTTGTTTTTGAAAGGGATCGATCTGTGAGGTACGCGATAATAGTATACAAACATACTTCAACTATTGTTAATATAATTATCCTTAAATAAATAGGTCTGTTTGATTTTAAACTTTTTCCTAATACCAATTCGGCATGGATATAGAAGAGTGTTATATTGATAATGTAGTGAATGCAATAGCTTAATAAAGTGGCATTTATTTTAAGGATCAATGAGATCAGTATATATTCATAAAGAATGAAAGTAGCCCATGCAATAATATGCCAGCGATAATTTTTTAGCCAGTTTTTCATTTTTTTTTAAGGTTAAAATTGGGTTTCACAACAGTCAATAATTGCTTTGCGTAATGTAGTCTTTTAGGGATTTTGATGGGGCTAATTTTCGTTTATGAAAAGAATAATAGACTTAAAATCGACCCGGAAAACTGCGTTTGTTTTCCGTTCACAAAAAGCAGCTAATATGAGCTTTCAAAAGAGTGATCCGACTACTAGTACAATGACTGTGATCACAACACTTACAACTCATTCAGATTTGCAAATGTCAATCCCTTAGGCGTTTTGAGACAAGGGTTTGACTTTCAATATAATCCATAAATGCCTCTTTGTATTGTGGAGTCATAAGCACTTCGTACTTTCCAAGATCGATTTTGTGCCCATTAATTTCCTTTACAAAGGTGGTGTTAATCATGTACGATTTGTGAACGCGGTAGAATTGCTCATTTTCCCGGAGTTTTTCCTCCATTTCTTTTATGGTCATGTATACCGAATAGTCATTTGTTGGCGTGTAAATGTGCACATGATTATTTGAGCCCTGGAGATAGATGATGTCTTTTTTGAGTACTTTGGTAAGCCGGCCGCGTTCGCCGCTTGTGCGTAAGAAAAATGCTTCTTCATTTTCTTGTACAAGACGCTGCGTATCATAATATTCCGAAAGCACCTCATTAACCACTTCCGTTATATTTGAGCCATGAAATAAAAATTAATTACATATTTGATATTGTAGCAATAAGCTATTTTACTGTTTTAGAAAACCGCAAAACTTCAAAAGACACAGGAAAAAATAGATGGTTGCCTACGCTACGCGTGGGTGCCTGTTTATCTTGTGTCTGGGCATTTTGCGGTGCCTCTAAAGCGGATATCGGGTTAACCCACGCTTTTTTATGGATCGTTTTTCCCAGCCAAATCACTTTCTCCTCAATCTGCCCATTGCAGAACTTCCACTATCTGAGAATTTTAAGCTTAGAAGTAAGTTAATGGGCTTTTTTACACTTCAGGATATTATTGGGACTCACCAAAAGGAATTACATGAGTTGGATGATTATTCGGAGCACTGGTATTTCGAATTTGTAGATTTTTTACGCAGGAAGGGTTTGTTAAATCTTCTTGGTTAGCATTTTCCCTCGGCAATGGTCAACATGTTGACGATTTTTTCGATCACTTTTTCAACATCGTTTCCTACATTTCCATAGTAAGCATTTTTAAAGCTTTTTTCTGATATGCTATCTTTTTCTATAGTACTATAGTGTTTCGTAACATATTGATGTAGTGCCTTGGGGCTCTGGGTTGTGATGATGCCAGCCTCAACTTGTAGGTGTATGAATATGGCAAGCTGTTTTACCGTAAAGGTTACTTTAAAATTGCTATCTAAAATACCACCACGACTTAGGTCTTCGGCTATGGTATCTATTGATTTGAGGTAGCTGATTTCGCTTTCAATATACCGCAGTAGTGATTCGTCAATATCGGGCAAATTTCTATTGTAGGGTATGCTTATGGTTTTAAAAACCTGCCCAATTAGCTTTTTAAAGAAATGGATTAATCTATATTGCTCGCTAATGTTTTCGCACTTTCGAAGTTCCTGAGTAAAGTAGTTGCAGCAGGAATGATAAAAAGATGGGTGATTAAAATTTAAGGATACGAGTATTAGGATAAACCCTGGCATTTGTAAAGGAGATGCAAATTTATTTAATGCTATTTTAAGTGATTCGAAAAAATCATATAGATATCCTGCCTGTTCGAAAGTAAAGCGGACAATACCGTTATTTAAGTGTTCAACGATATGCGTAAAGGCCACAATGGTTTCATTATCGGCATGCAGTTCTTCAAGGCTTTTTATGATCTGGCTTGAATTTTCTGCAATATTTACTAATAACTGTTTCTGAGTAATTATGGAAACAGGGCAATGATAGTCGAAATAGTATGGTAAATACTGCTGAAGATCCAAAACCATCTGGTTGATTAGATTTGCTATGCTATTAATTTCTTCTGTTTTATTTTTTTGACCAGCATTAAGGCTATCCTCATTCACCATGGTTTCTAACTCATCCATTAATTGCATCAACCCTCTTTGATGTTGCCTTAGATAAGCCTTTGATCTATCGGGTTCCATTTGTGTAATATTATGCTGAATGGAGCTGAATATCCGTTTACTTTCCTTTAAGATTTCGTCTTGCAGTTGCTTGCAGAGGCACTTATATGCTGCTCCAACTTTAAGGGCATCTAAAATTATTTCCCTGAAGCTTATAAGTTCATACATCATTTTGCTTAGTAGCCAATTGCTTAATTCTAGGCATTTTAGTTTCGTTTTTTTGTATTAACGTGGTAAAACGAACTTTTAACGTGGTGATACTTAATTTTAGCACTTTATCGGTTTGTATTGCCTGTTATTTTGATAAGCCGGGCATATTCAGCGATATTCCTTTTGCGAGCAATGGGATGCAAATCATGCACATGAAGGCAAACTAGATTATCTCGATGCGGCAAAAAGTTAATATGTTTACAGGGTTAAACTTTTGAATGTTTGTTATGCTTAGGGGTGCAAGCCAGGTAATTGCAATCGATTAAAATGCTCGAAATGTATTTTAAGGCCGTTCAGAGAATGGGAAACAATATTGGGTGTTTATAATCCATCTTATGATAATTTTCAGCTTTCAGGGTTTTTTGATAAAGGATATTACCATTGAGCAGGGGTAGGCACCGGTACTAAATTAGCTGGTAGGCTTGTAAATGAGGCGGAAGTGGTGCCGGATGATATCCATTACCCATACGCTCCACTCGGAGATGCTCCGCATGGGTATAAATTTGAGGATAAGGAAGAAGACTGCGTTAAGGTAACTTGAAGAAACACTATTGAACTAAATTAGCATTTTGTTCTGTCTATCTTTATTCTATCCTGGTGTAGAAAACGGATTGTCCAAGGGTAAATACTAGGAACCGTGCCTGTAATTTTTTAAGTATTTCTTGAGCAGGAGTCTGGCCTGATGGATATGTGTCTTTACCGTCCCTAAGGGGATTCCCAGTTCCGCCGAAATCTCTTCATATTTATAGCCTTCAAAATAGCGCTGAAAAGGAATGCTGTAAGCATCTGGGATACTGTCAAGTGCTTTTTGGATATCACCCATCATAAATTTGGATTCTGATGCATTCCGGTCGGCGCTTTTGATCAGCTGTACGCTTGATAACTCTTCTTCTGTGATAATGAGTTCCTGTTTTTTCTGCTCTTTACGATAATTATTGATGAAAGTATTGCGCATAATTACATAAAGCCATCCTTTGATGTTGGTGCCCTGATCAAAATTATTACAGAAACGTATACCCTTAAGCAGTGTGTCCTGTACAAGATCCTTCGCCTCGTCTTCATCCCTGGTGAAGCGCATGGCATGCGAATGCAGGGAAGATGCATGCCGGTTCGCAGCTAAGCTGAATTCATTTTGGTCCATTATTCTTGGTTTTGAGGTAGATTTTTAGGATAAATAACACTTAAAGACAGTTTTTGGTTTGGATAATGTAAGGATGATGGAAAAAAAAGCTTATGATACGATACGTCCAACTAAATGGTAGTTTGCCTGTTTAAGATGTGCTGTCGGATAACTTTTAACATCAATTGTTTCCAGTTAGTTTAAATTCTGGCTGGACAGAGAAAAAAATAGATGGCATTACCATATTTTCTTTTTGAAAGCATTCACCTTGACATTATACCCGCTATTGTAGGTGATTTTCGATTGCCCCGGAGATCTGGTTGATCTCAGCCACACCTAGAGAAAGATGATGACTGTTTTCTGTTAATTTGTAATCAAATGGTGCTAGTTCCTCAAGCTCGATCTCTTCAGCTTTCAGTAAGATCCAGTCAGATTCCTGTTTTCTTATTGCTCCTAAAATCCCTCCTAAATAAACAATCTTAAAATAATCATCTTTTGGGACAATGGTCAGGGTGATCGCTTGATCGTTATGATCGATTTCAATGTTAAATGCTGTCATGATCTCAAAACCATTGCATCCCACTTTTTGTTTTGTCAAAATGGCCCGGTTATCGGATTAACCCTTCTGCCGGATTGATGCGGTGTTTAAACGCAAAGCTGCTTTCATTTGGATTTTCCAGCTATTGCGTCAATCTGTACCGTAAACCGGAAGAGAAAAAAGAAACGTACTTCCGATACCCTGTTCGCTTTCTGCCCAAATCTCTCCATTGTGGCGGCTAATGATCTCATGAGCCAGGTACAGCCCTATGCCTAGACCTGAGATGTTAGGTGAGCTCTCATCAATGCGATAGAACCTTTTAAATATGTTTTTAAGCTTGTTATGCGGGATACCCGGTCCGAAGTCTGTAACGCTTACGGTGATCTTCTCGGGGGAGCTGTCAAGGCTTACTTTAACATGGTCTGCCATTGGTGCGTACTTGACGGCGTTACTAAGCAAGTTGATGATGACCTGTTCGATTCGCTGGGCGTCTCCGCTGGCCATGCAATGCTTGGTATTGCTATGAAAACTGATAGTATGCTTAGGGGCAGAGTGCTGGATGAGTTCGATCGATTCCCTAATCACGGCCTCAAGGTCAAATGGTTTAATAGAAAGCTGTAGCTTTCCGGCTTCAATCTTCGATATGTCCAGCAGGTCGTTGACAAGAGAGGTGAGTCTTTGCACCTGATTGGATGCCTTAGTAAGGAATGTTTGCTGTTTTGCTTCAAATGTCAGGCGACCCAGGATTTGAAGATAACCGCTGATACTTGCCAGTGGTGTCTTGAGCTCATGGCTGGCAAGGCCGATGAATTCATCTTTTTTGTCGTTAAGTGCCTTTACTTCTTCAAAGAGTTTTGCGTTGTCGAGGCTTATGGCGGCCTGGGCGGCGATAGAAGTGACTATTGTTTCATGCTCCTGCGTAAATATTGCTGGTTCAGGATGTCCAAAGAACAGCCCGCCGATGACATTTCCGTTCCTTGATATTACCGGGACAGCCAGGTAACTGACCACGGGTAGGTGTCCTTTTGGCATGCCAAAGTGAGGCGCATTTTTTCCATATCTTTCATCCTTTGTGATATCATCAACTCTAACTACACCCTGCCCTGAGAAGGTAGGATGGAATACAGCGGTATTTCTGGGCATCCCAAACTTTTCGAAAGACTCCCTTGATGCGCCAGAAAGAGTGAAGAGCATGTAGGATTCTCCCTGGCCATCAGTCTTGTTGTAAAAAAAAGCCCCGAATTGTGCTCCGGTGAGCTCTGTGGTGGCATCAGTTACCTTTTGCAGGATCTTGTTCAGTTCAAGCTCTTCGGATATAGAGCCCATAACCATATTCATAATCTCAAGGCGCTCGGTGTATTTCCTCGCTGTTTCCTGGACCTGTAGCTGCTCAGAAATGTCGCGGGCGATCTTCGAGGCACCTATGATCGTTCCATTAGGTCCGAAAATGGGAGAGACGGTGATCGATAAGTGTAACTGCTTGCCACTTTTGCCCTGCCTTATTGTTTCAAAGTGATCGACGTTGTTTCCACTGCGTATCTGCGAGATAATGAAATCTTCTTCCTGGATACGTTCGGGTGGAATGATAATAGAGATGTGGCGTCCGAGGGTCTCAGACTCGGTATAACCGAAAGCCCGTTCCGCTGCCGGGTTCCAGCTGGTAATTATTCCCTCAAGGGTCTTTGAGATAATAATGTCGTCAGTTGAATTTACTACTGCGGCTAGGCGTGCCTGTTTTTCGGCCAGGTCGGCCAGGCGCAGTTCGTTCCGCTTTTCCGAAGTCACATCCAGCACCGAGCCGATGAACCTTTTTGCTTTTTTATCTTCGTAGTAAACTTTTCCCTTTGCCCTTACCCAGCGCAGCTCATGATCGGCCTGACCAATAGTACGATATTCCACGTCATAGTCGCCGCTAGGGCTGCTTCCCGAGAGCAACTCGCTGATGATGGTAGTAATCCTCGTTCTATCGTCTGGATGCAGGCCCTTTATGAAGTCATCCTCGTAGGTTACCTCGTTTTTATGCCGTACACCAAAAAGCTCACGGCATCGCCAGTCCCATTCCATAATACCCTTTTCCAGGTCCATGTCAAAGGTACCGAGTTGTGCCGCGGTCTTTGAAAGCTGGATCCGCTCATATGCCTTTTGCAGCTCCATGCGTGATTTTACCTGTTCGGTAACATTGACGGAAATGGCAAGCACACCAAGGATTGCGCCGAAAGGATCACGATAGGCTTGGTAAACAAAGTTTTGATAAACGGTATCTTGCTTTCCATGCCTCAAGAGCCTTACAGGCGTTTCATTCGCGAAAAAGGGTTCCCCGCTGCGGTACACTTCTTCCATTACCTGTTCCAGACCCTGCTCTCTGGCATCGGGAAGAGCCTGGAAGACTGGTCTGTTTATTACGGTGTCTTTGGACTTGCCCCAGATATCGAGCATGGCTGCATTAACCATCTCAATGATAAAATCCGGTCCGCGTAGCAGGCACATGGCCACAGGCGCTTGAAGGATCAAGCTGCGGAAGTTCTGTTCGCTGAATTCTGCGTGCTGTTTCGCCAGGTTCAGATCAGTTACGTCTGCGGCGGTGTTCATCACCCCATATACTTTTCCGCTCTCGTCAAACAGAGGGGTGAATGAGTAGTTGAAATAAAACTCTTTCAGTTCTCCTTTTACAACGAGATCGACCCGGCTGTTGCGGATATCGTAGGGAACGCCCGTTGAGTAAACCTCCTCCAGTTTTTGATAAATGCCGGTGTTCCTAAGTTCAGGAAGTAGTTGTGCATAGTTTTTTCCGATCACATCATCTCCCTTACCCCACACATCGATCACTGCCTGGTTGGCGCGTGTGATACGCATTTCGCGGCCTTCGTATACTGCAATAGGGAATGGTGCGCTCTCGATGAGCGCTATAATCTGTTGTTCGTTTTTTGTCTGGTTTCCGTTTTCCATAAATTAGGATAATGGTCTGCTGCTGGATAAATACCTGGTCGGTCTGACTGATAAACAAGGTTTTTTAACTTTTGTTTACCAAGACATCAGCAAGGGCCAAAAGCTCGTCAAGATCAAAGGGTTTGGCTATGAAACAGTCAGCGCCAGCTTGTTCCGAAAGTGCCTTCCCATCATTGTTGGCAGAGATGTAGATAACAGGAATGTTTTTCACTTCTTCGTTGGCCTTCAGGAGCTGGGTAGCCCTGATTCCGCCGATAGATGGGATCCAGTTGTCCATCAGGATCAGCAGCGGCCGGTACTGGATCGCCATTTCAACCACATTATCACAGTTCTGGAAACTGTGTACCTGCCAGCCGCTTTCCTCAAAAAGGAAATTGAAAATGTTTAAAAGATCGGGGTCGTCATCGAAGACAAGTACGGTTTTAGAATCCATATACGAATATACATGGATTTTGATAAATTGTAAAAAAGGAGCGATGACACTTCTGTACCTGCCAAATTCTGCTTGGAATATCAGGGCTGAGCCTACAGTGAAAAAAGTAAACCAAATTAACCGCTTTAAACAATCTATACATTAACTTACTCTTCCCGGATATTGCTGCAATGCCACTTCCAAACAATCCATAGCTGCGTTTAAATCGTTGGTATTTAATACATATGCCATACGAACCTCGTTTTTGCCAGAACCAGGGGTAGAATAGAAGCCCGTTGCAGGCGCCATCATTACCGTTTGGTTATTATGGTTAAAATCCTCTAAAATCCACTGACAAAATTTATCAGCATCATCAATAGGGAATTTTGCTACTACGTAAAATGCACCGCCCGGATTAGGACAGAAAACGCCTTCTATATTATTTAACCGACCAACCAAAGTATCACGGCGCAAGGTATATTCGGTATTTACTTTTTCAAAATAACTATCTGGCGTATCTACAGCTGCTGCACCAGCAATTTGTTCAACCATGCCCGGGCTTAATCTTGCTTGCGCAAATTTTAATCCTGAAGCAATAACTTCTTTGTTTTTCGTAATTAAACAGCCTAAACGTGCACCACAAGCACTGTAACGTTTAGAAACTGTATCCATAATGACCACATTTTCATCTAATCCGTCTAAATGCATCGGTGAGATAAATTCCCGTCCATCATAACAGAATTCGCGATAAGCTTCATCAGAGAATAAAAATAGATCGTATTTAACACAAAGTGTTTTTAAAGCCTCTAATTCTGCTCTTGAATATAAATAACCAGTCGGGTTATTGGGGTTACAGATTATGATCGCCTTGGTTTTTTCAGTAATCAATTTTTCGAATTCGGCAATCGGCGGTAATGCAAAACCATTTTCAATGTAAGAAAGAATTGGTTTTACCACCACGTTGCTCATACAGGCAAAGCCATTGTAATTGGCATAAAAAGGTTCTGGAATGATAATTTCGTCGCCCTCGTTTACGCAGGTTTGCATGGCAATGGTGATGGCTTCAGAACCACCAACCGTTACCAATATGTTTTCGGGTGTAATATTGTAGCCCAGTTTATTGTAGTATTCGGTCAGTTTTAAACGGTATGCAAGTGTACCTTCTGATGGTGTATAGGCCCAAACATTAAAATCAATGTTTTTGATAGCGCTTAACATTCCTTCAGGTGTTTCTATATCTGGTTGACCAATATTTAAATGGAAAACTTTTTTACCATCTTTTTTAGCTTGATCTGCAAATGGAGTTAACTTTCTGATTGGCGATGCAGGCATCTGCACACCTTTTTGTGAAATTTTTGGCATGGCACAAAAATAAAAAAGTCCCGATGAAAATCGGGACTTTTTAAATATTATCGTTTAAAAAATTTATTTTGAAGCTGCGGCAACCGTTTCACCTTTGATGTAAAGCACTTTAATTGGTGTTTTAGCATTTGAAGTAATGGTTACGGCTTTCGAAAAAGTAGAGGGACCAGCAGCAGCGTTAAACGTTACAGAAATTACACCAGTTTCACCTTTTTTTAATGGTGTAGAAGTGTATTTAGGTACTGTACATCCACAGCTTGCTTCAGCTTTAGTGATAATTAAAGGCTCTTCGCCAACATTGGTGTATTTAAAATCGTATGTAACTGGTTTGTTCAATACAATTTTACCGAAATCGTGAGTTTCCGATTCAAATTTAAACTCTGCAGGTTTAGTTTGTGCATTTACAGCAACACTTAAACCTAAAACAAAAGCGAATAATACTAAGATCTTTTTCATGTTATGTGGTTGTAATTTATTTTTTATAATCTAAAACAAATTTAATGTTTTCATATTAAAACAAAAACTATTCCAAATATATTTTACAAATCCATATATAATTTTACAATGGAGGATAAAGGCAAACTTTTAATTTTGTATATATTTGCCGCAACCAATCTTTGATTACTATGCCGAATGAAAAATTGATGACCAATACTATTGATGCTTC
Encoded proteins:
- a CDS encoding pyridoxal phosphate-dependent aminotransferase, whose protein sequence is MPKISQKGVQMPASPIRKLTPFADQAKKDGKKVFHLNIGQPDIETPEGMLSAIKNIDFNVWAYTPSEGTLAYRLKLTEYYNKLGYNITPENILVTVGGSEAITIAMQTCVNEGDEIIIPEPFYANYNGFACMSNVVVKPILSYIENGFALPPIAEFEKLITEKTKAIIICNPNNPTGYLYSRAELEALKTLCVKYDLFLFSDEAYREFCYDGREFISPMHLDGLDENVVIMDTVSKRYSACGARLGCLITKNKEVIASGLKFAQARLSPGMVEQIAGAAAVDTPDSYFEKVNTEYTLRRDTLVGRLNNIEGVFCPNPGGAFYVVAKFPIDDADKFCQWILEDFNHNNQTVMMAPATGFYSTPGSGKNEVRMAYVLNTNDLNAAMDCLEVALQQYPGRVS
- a CDS encoding DUF1573 domain-containing protein, which encodes MKKILVLFAFVLGLSVAVNAQTKPAEFKFESETHDFGKIVLNKPVTYDFKYTNVGEEPLIITKAEASCGCTVPKYTSTPLKKGETGVISVTFNAAAGPSTFSKAVTITSNAKTPIKVLYIKGETVAAASK